Proteins from a single region of Trypanosoma brucei brucei TREU927 chromosome 7, complete sequence:
- a CDS encoding lipin, putative, translated as MISGFADFFNINHLDMSSDANDVIVVHHPDGRLHSTDFNVRFGKVKVLRPGDKVVRIEVNGQMTSAIMKIGPNGEAFWLKTTCLLDGDCGRPESPVFASDDSQDTGASITSAGGGELPVKSLRHRLFGSWGKNKFNGTQDDPETRSHQPLIKQDCDERLHVNTQAQCSGADAVELHLAEETVVAAERAMQEIKRLSHQNPDYLRDVVMGDTEGEACLQELSGFQDYTRLMVDTTEGSSTAVNSTEITVGVPDDVTQMVQVETSTQGGDGSFSDVAALGSSASDEGLEASADDYIFEDVHLPADTDEGVTAGCSGTPPCGSCTPARSVAPVTPVPDVCASNPPSPCGPTPEGQGAVSQQNDVPSKATASNYSGSGTNDLNSNGITSSDGTYFTRSLVPMEADLLKLNLVPGHNRIRYITHSSLRGEVAVEANVYLWDSTDRLVISDVDGTITKSDVLGHIMPLIGRDWTHPGICSLYSQIQKNGYRLVYLTARSVSQISMTRKFLWNIQQNGVSLPKGPVLTAPKRLFSALAQEVAMKSHFFKIACLQKVVNAFPQKTKPFYAGFGNRLSDMLSYLAVMVPEHKIYVVDSKSLVRVANVTSTYQRLADDVDSSFPPIVRRHNLSYVQFGLGCSAGAHNGGATFKGSEGEPFSDGRRFSSYSSGDKFSPTPTGITNTASFSSQGTSTHPLSALGNGLGLADIDARGLEMSGMSNPSASVAVTNRTNDPTSTYKPCDVVVDREFDSFVYWRAQPTDMIEGESSAFNTKAATNLEQKDQQPRVINEKKASWLPLGLGNTSSENYQQGDTV; from the coding sequence ATGATATCTGGTTTTGCAGATTTCTTTAACATCAATCATCTCGACATGTCGAGTGATGCCAACGATGTGATTGTTGTGCATCACCCTGATGGTCGCTTACATAGCACCGACTTCAACGTCCGCTTCGGTAAAGTAAAAGTCCTTCGTCCGGGTGACAAAGTGGTGCGTATTGAAGTAAATGGCCAAATGACATCAGCAATCATGAAGATTGGACCGAATGGCGAAGCGTTTTGGTTGAAGACAACATGCCTATTGGATGGGGATTGCGGGAGACCGGAGTCGCCCGTTTTTGCCAGTGACGACTCGCAAGACACCGGAGCCTCGATCACCTCTGCCGGAGGAGGGGAACTTCCCGTAAAATCCCTACGGCACCGATTATTTGGCTcttgggggaaaaacaagtTTAATGGGACTCAAGATGACCCGGAAACGAGGAGCCATCAACCTCTTATCAAGCAAGATTGCGATGAACGCCTGCATGTTAATACGCAGGCGCAATGTTCAGGTGCTGATGCTGTTGAATTGCATCTCGCCGAGGAAACTGTTGTTGCGGCAGAGCGTGCGATGCAGGAAATCAAGCGGCTGTCGCATCAGAATCCCGATTATCTACGGGATGTAGTGATGGGTGACACCGAGGGTGAAGCGTGTTTACAGGAGCTAAGCGGATTTCAGGACTATACGAGGTTAATGGTTGATACGACGGAGGGAAGCAGCACTGCAGTGAACAGTACCGAAATTACTGTTGGTGTTCCTGATGATGTTACACAGATGGTGCAAGTAGAAACTTCCACCCAAGGTGGAGATGGTTCTTTTTCCGACGTCGCTGCACTGGGTTCATCAGCAAGTGATGAGGGACTTGAGGCGTCAGCTGACGATTATATTTTTGAGGATGTTCATCTTCCCGCGGACACTGATGAAGGGGTAACAGCAGGTTGCAGCGGCACGCCACCGTGTGGCTCTTGTACACCTGCACGGAGTGTTGCACCAGTAACTCCCGTTCCTGATGTTTGTGCCAGCAACCCTCCATCACCGTGTGGCCCCACTCCGGAGGGGCAAGGGGCTGTGTCTCAACAAAATGATGTGCCGAGCAAGGCGACGGCAAGCAACTACAGTGGCAGTGGTACCAACGACTTGAATTCCAATGGCATTACATCAAGTGACGGGACATACTTTACTCGCAGCCTCGTTCCCATGGAAGCGGATCTGTTAAAGCTAAACCTTGTCCCGGGGCACAATCGCATTCGCTATATTACGCACAGTTCCCTCCGTGGTGAAGTTGCTGTAGAGGCGAACGTGTACTTGTGGGACTCTACTGACCGCCTTGTCATTAGTGACGTGGATGGCACGATCACGAAAAGTGATGTTCTGGGCCACATCATGCCTTTGATTGGTCGGGATTGGACCCATCCCGGTATTTGCTCGTTGTATAGCCAGATTCAAAAAAATGGCTATCGTCTTGTATACCTCACTGCACGAAGTGTTTCACAGATAAGCATGACGCGCAAATTTTTGTGGAATATACAGCAGAATGGAGTGTCACTTCCCAAGGGCCCGGTGCTTACAGCACCGAAGCGACTGTTCTCAGCGCTGGCGCAGGAGGTAGCGATGAAATCCCATTTTTTCAAGATTGCCTGTCTTCAGAAGGTGGTCAATGCCTTCCCACAAAAAACTAAACCCTTCTACGCGGGTTTTGGAAACCGACTGAGTGATATGCTAAGTTACCTTGCCGTCATGGTTCCGGaacataaaatatatgttGTCGACTCAAAGAGTTTGGTTCGCGTGGCGAATGTGACATCAACCTATCAAAGGCTTGCGGATGATGTGGATAGCAGTTTCCCACCAATTGTGAGGCGACATAACTTAAGTTATGTTCAGTTTGGTTTAGGTTGTTCCGCGGGTGCGCATAACGGGGGAGCTACATTCAAAGGGAGCGAAGGAGAGCCTTTCTCCGATGGCAGgcgtttttcttcttacaGCAGCGGCGATAAATTTAGTCCAACGCCCACCGGAATTACCAACACCGCCTCGTTTAGTAGTCAAGGAACTTCTACGCACCCGTTGTCTGCACTTGGGAATGGGCTTGGCCTCGCTGATATCGATGCGCGTGGTTTGGAAATGTCTGGAATGAGTAATCCCAGTGCGAGCGTCGCTGTAACCAACCGCACGAATGACCCAACCTCCACATATAAGCCGTGCGATGTCGTCGTTGACAGAGAATTTGACTCTTTTGTGTACTGGCGTGCACAACCAACTGACATGATAGAAGGGGAAAGCAGCGCCTTCAATACTAAGGCCGCTACAAACCTTGAGCAGAAGGATCAGCAACCACGGGTaattaatgaaaaaaaagcttCATGGTTGCCTTTGGGTCTTGGTAACACAAGCAGCGAAAACTATCAACAAGGTGACACTGTGTGA
- a CDS encoding exosome-associated protein 3: MQFDEDIVPLMEKMNAALDRVHQCLLPLLSSLDEDMLVSNYTVDEQARISLSAASALLFLTYAHDRLLNRAQGAGEDQQLMLKINRVTEYIGKLREITSLECKPRSSKGQTQQEGHDGDVSEVRNRKRERGEPPEKATKYAKVDDGRASKGGALENVKADGEDASVDPYGDAILFKEIERKGGKTSALVQNLLQHVTGTNNS; the protein is encoded by the coding sequence ATGCAATTCGATGAAGATATTGTGCCCCTCATGGAGAAGATGAATGCTGCATTGGATCGAGTGCATCAGTGCCTCCTTCCGCTTCTCTCGTCCCTAGACGAGGATATGTTGGTTTCCAATTACACTGTGGATGAGCAAGCTCGTATTTCCCTTTCAGCCGCCTCCGCGTTGCTGTTTCTTACGTATGCTCACGACAGACTTCTCAACCGAGCTCAGGGGGCGGGGGAGGATCAGCAGTTGATGCTTAAAATTAACCGTGTAACGGAGTACATTGGCAAGTTACGGGAAATAACATCATTGGAATGTAAACCTCGGTCAAGTAAGGGACAGACACAACAGGAAGGACATGATGGTGATGTTAGCGAAGTTAGAAACCGCAAGAGGGAACGCGGTGAGCCGCCTGAGAAAGCTACAAAGTACGCGAAGGTCGATGATGGGCGCGCTAGTAAGGGTGGAGCTTTGGAGAATGTGAAAGCCGATGGGGAAGATGCTTCGGTGGACCCCTACGGTGATGCGATTCTATTCAAAGAAATAGAACGCAAAGGAGGCAAAACATCTGCTTTAGTGCAGAACTTGTTGCAGCACGTTACGGGAACTAACAACTCCTGA
- a CDS encoding dihydrofolate reductase-thymidylate synthase (similar to SP:Q27783: Bifunctional dihydrofolate reductase-thymidylate synthase (DHFR-TS) [Includes: Dihydrofolate reductase (EC 1.5.1.3); Thymidylate synthase (EC 2.1.1.45)]. {Trypanosoma brucei brucei}(PMID:8538681)), with protein sequence MLSLTRILRKKIPVHELAGKISRPPLRPFSVVVASDEKGGIGDGGTIPWEIPEDMQYFRRVTTNLRGKNVKPSPSKRNAVVMGRKTWDSLPPKFRPLSNRLNVVLSRSATKEQLLAGIPDPIKRAEAANDVVAVNGGLEDALRMLVSKEHTSSIETVFCIGGGTIYKQALCAPCVNVLQAIHRTVVRPASNSCSVFFDIPAAGTKTLEGLELVRESITDERVSTGAGGKKYQFEKLVPRNSEEEQYLNLVGRIIDEGCTKCDRTGVGTRSLFGAQMRFSLRNNRLPLLTTKRVFWRGVCEELLWFLRGETNAKLLSDKGIHIWDGNGSRAFLDSRGLTDYDEMDLGPVYGFQWRHFGADYISCKEDSEGKGVDQIANIVKSLIENPDDRRMICTAWNPAALPRMALPPCHMMAQFYVSNGELSCMLYQRSCDMGLGVPFNIASYALLTFLMAKASGLRPGELVHTLGDAHVYSNHVEPCRKQLKRVPRPFPFIVFKQDKEFLEDFQESDIEVIDYSPYPVISMEMAV encoded by the coding sequence ATGCTCAGTCTTACGCGTATCCTCCGCAAGAAAATTCCTGTTCATGAGTTGGCGGGGAAAATTTCCCGCCCTCCCCTGCGACCCTTCTCTGTTGTTGTAGCGTCGGACGAGAAGGGTGGGATTGGGGACGGTGGTACGATCCCCTGGGAAATACCTGAGGATATGCAATACTTCAGAAGGGTAACGACAAACCTTCGGGGGAAAAATGTAAAGCCATCGCCAAGTAAACGGAATGCTGTTGTGATGGGGCGGAAAACATGGGACAGTCTTCCACCAAAGTTCCGTCCACTGTCTAACCGCCTTAATGTTGTGCTGTCACGAAGTGCGACAAAGGAACAGTTGTTGGCTGGTATCCCTGATCCCATCAAACGAGCGGAGGCTGCGAATGATGTGGTTGCTGTGAACGGTGGGCTTGAAGACGCACTTCGGATGTTGGTAAGTAAGGAGCACACATCTTCTATCGAAACGGTGTTTTGCATTGGTGGCGGGACTATATATAAACAAGCCCTTTGTGCCCCATGCGTTAATGTGTTGCAAGCTATCCACCGGACGGTGGTCCGACCAGCCTCAAATTCGTGTAGCGTTTTCTTTGACATCCCAGCCGCAGGGACAAAGACCCTGGAAGGACTTGAGTTGGTGCGGGAAAGCATAACGGACGAACGGGTATCAACCGGAGCTGGCGGAAAGAAATATCAGTTTGAGAAGCTTGTCCCCCGAAACAGCGAAGAGGAGCAGTATTTAAATCTCGTTGGCCGCATAATTGATGAGGGATGTACGAAATGTGACCGCACGGGTGTTGGTACCCGCTCCCTCTTTGGGGCCCAGATGCGTTTCTCTCTCCGCAACAATCGCCTGCCATTACTAACCACGAAGCGTGTCTTTTGGCGTGGAGTATGTGAAGAGCTGTTGTGGTTTCTTCGGGGagaaacaaatgcaaagtTGCTGAGCGACAAGGGGATTCACATATGGGATGGGAATGGCTCACGagcattccttgacagtCGTGGCTTGACTGATTATGATGAGATGGACCTCGGACCTGTTTATGGCTTCCAGTGGAGGCATTTTGGTGCCGACTATATTTCTTGCAAGGAGGATTCCGAGGGGAAAGGTGTTGATCAGATTGCAAACATTGTGAAGTCATTGATAGAGAACCCGGATGACCGTCGCATGATTTGTACAGCTTGGAATCCGGCCGCCTTGCCACGCATGGCGCTCCCACCATGCCACATGATGGCGCAATTCTACGTGAGCAatggggaactctcatgcatgTTGTACCAGCGGTCATGTGATATGGGTCTTGGCGTCCCCTTCAATATTGCTTCGTATGCACTGCTTACATTCCTCATGGCAAAAGCTTCTGGACTTCGGCCGGGCGAATTGGTGCACACCCTTGGCGATGCACATGTTTACAGTAACCATGTGGAGCCGTGTCGGAAGCAATTGAAACGCGTGCCCCGCCCGTTCCCTTTCATCGTGTTCAAACAAGACAAAGAGTTCCTGGAAGACTTTCAGGAAAGCGATATAGAGGTCATCGATTATTCTCCGTACCCCGTAATTTCTATGGAGATGGCGGTGTAG
- a CDS encoding arginine N-methyltransferase, putative (similar to SP:Q99MI9: Protein arginine N-methyltransferase (EC 2.1.1.-). {Cricetulus longicaudatus}), producing the protein MPPKQHRHQKKDKNDNALQNTIGFVPPGATLASVSGYRPPDAFVNRIDRNIPVPARLRHTPVSLIEAVNDFHYAMMNDEERNNFYYEVLKKHVTPETGVLEIGAGSGLLSLMAAKLGAKWVVAVEGSEELAKLARENIRANNMEHQVKVLHMMSTELKSKHLPEPPDVLLSEIFGTMMLGESALDYVVDVRNRLLKPTTKIIPQFGTQYAVPIECDALHRISSVSGWRDLDLKHMMTLQDTVSIVFAKHYGIRMNSVNFRRLSDPIELFRVDFSSSNRNDIPRRKHFDVVAKESGTAHAMLFYWKVTDDEFVMSTDPEDTVNNFPRDMQWGQALQLLDASNGPLPTPVVFTEGKNYNFECNFSGDRVILHMQLCPESGNGEMTECEGKTT; encoded by the coding sequence ATGCCCCCAAAGCAGCACCGCCACCAAAAGAAGGACAAGAACGACAATGCGTTGCAGAACACAATTGGGTTTGTTCCTCCTGGAGCCACTCTCGCTAGTGTGTCCGGTTACCGTCCTCCTGACGCCTTTGTTAACCGAATCGATAGAAATATACCGGTCCCCGCCCGCCTGCGCCACACACCAGTTTCCCTCATTGAAGCGGTGAATGATTTCCACTACGCAATGATGAATGATGAGGAACGCAATAATTTCTACTATGAGGTTTTGAAGAAACATGTGACTCCAGAAACTGGTGTACTGGAGATTGGTGCTGGATCAGGTTTACTGTCTCTCATGGCCGCTAAGCTTGGTGCGAAGTGGGTTGTTGCAGTGGAGGGAAGCGAAGAATTGGCGAAGTTGGCACGTGAGAACATCCGTGCTAATAATATGGAACATCAGGTAAAGGTTCTTCATATGATGAGTACAGAGCTCAAATCAAAGCACTTACCCGAACCACCGGATGTTCTTTTGTCGGAGATATTTGGAACGATGATGCTTGGAGAGTCGGCACTAGATTATGTTGTGGATGTGAGAAATAGGTTACTGAAGCCAACAACGAAAATAATTCCACAGTTTGGAACGCAATACGCCGTCCCCATCGAGTGCGACGCTCTTCACCGTATTTCATCTGTATCGGGCTGGCGTGACTTGGACCTGAAGCATATGATGACATTGCAGGATACCGTGAGTATTGTCTTTGCTAAACACTACGGTATCCGTATGAACAGTGTGAACTTCAGGAGGTTAAGCGATCCCATAGAGCTATTCAGAGTCGACTTTAGCTCCTCGAATCGGAACGATATTCCTCGGCGAAAGCACTTCGACGTTGTGGCTAAAGAGAGTGGAACGGCCCATGCAATGTTGTTCTACTGGAAAGTTACCGACGATGAATTTGTCATGTCAACGGACCCGGAAGACACAGTCAACAACTTCCCACGTGATATGCAGTGGGGTCAGGCGCTTCAGCTGTTGGACGCCTCTAACGGCCCTCTGCCCACACCGGTTGTATTCACCGAGGGAAAGAATTATAACTTTGAGTGTAATTTTTCGGGAGACCGCGTGATTCTTCACATGCAGCTCTGCCCCGAAAGTGGGAACGGTGAAATGACTGAGTGCGAGGGCAAAACAACCTGA